Below is a window of Candidatus Methylomirabilota bacterium DNA.
TTTCGGAATTGCGGTGGCTGGATTTCCCGAAGGACATATTTTGTGTCCGGACAGAGAAAGAGATGCAGAATTTCTCAAATTGAAAATTGAAGCGGGAGCTGATTTTGTCATTACGCAGTTATTTTTTGATAACAAAGATTATTTTGAATACATCGATAGGCTGCGCAGAATTGGTGTTGACGTGCGGGTGATTCCGGGAATTCTGCCTATTACAGATTATGGGGCTTTGCAGCGATTCTGTTCGTTATGCGGTGCAACCGTAACCGATGAAGTGAAAAAAATCTTTGAACCCATCCAAGATGATAAAGAGACTATGGTAAGAGCTGGTGTTGAGTTTGCCATCCGCCAATGCAAAGAACTCTTGGACGGCGGCGCTCCGGGAATTCATTTCTATTGCCTCAACAAATTGCATCCAACTGACGAGATTTTAAAAGCTGTTCGATAACCCGATCAGTGCCCCCCATTGGCCCCACGTTTACTCACAAATATAACAGAAACCGAGTCCATCCACTGTCATCGGGATATCGCGTTCGGCGTTGACAATACAGAGAAAGCCGAAGGCTTCTTTTGCATCCTCGGGGTTCCGAAATTGATGAGGGTCGTTTGGAGCAACGTACACCACATCTCCAATCCCCACCTTGTAGATATAGCAGCCGAATTGAACCTCACCTTGCCCCCGCAACGGAACGACGACGTGCTCGTGTTCATGCTTCTCCAGCGTACTGTACCCGCCGGGGGCGATCTCGAAATACCGCACGTGAAACCGCTGAGATTCCCCGCGTTTACCTGATAGCTCGCGGCGCGTGACGCCCTTCCAGGTCTCTGTCGTCTCTTTGTATGGCTCGAGTGGAATATCCTGCCAGGTGAGGTTACCCTGGTGCCGGATCACTTTGCTGTGATTGCCGACTAAGGGTGGTGGGGACGGAATTTGGTCTTTGATCTCGTTATCCACGAGTCGATATTGAAGCATCTAGGAGTCTGGCTGGTCAAGAGAAAAGCTCAACCGAGGGCCAATGCGCCCATCGCTCCCAAAGCGCTTGGCGGGGCCGGGGTAGACCTGTATCCGGGGGAGCAGATCAGCTACCTCATCCTTGCCAGGAAGGCCAGGTGAAAGGGGAACGGGCCCGGCCGGCAGTGCTGCTGACAGGAACGGAGGTCGGAAGGGATCAATTTTAGCATTGGCAATAGACGGCAAAGGCCCGCACGGTCAAGTCGGAAGAAGGCTTGCGTGAGGAGAGGGGCCATGTTACTTTTCCGTCACATTGCCGACAAAGAGCTGACCCAGGGCGGGGTGCAACTGCGCCCGGCGGAGCTGGGTAGCCACCCACGCGGATTCGGAGACCCTGGAGTTGAAGGGTAACATGAAGATTGCGATTCTCATTAAACGCTTCATTCAAACCGGTGGTGCAGAAAGGATTGCTGTAGAGCTTTCACGATCCTTATTAAAGAAGGGACATCAGGTTCATGTCTACTCTCAAGAATTCGATGAGGATGCCTGTAAGGGTATAGTTATCCATCCTATAAAACATCGCATAAGGAAGCCTATCCATCTCAACTCCTGGGACTTTGCTATACAAACAGCAAGGCTCCTGAAAAGAGAGCAGTATGATGTTGTCCAAAGTTTTGAACGGGTTTTGAGGTGTGATGTTTTCTATGTGACCTGTATCTGCTATCGAAACTGGATATGGAGAGGACAGTCTCGAACGAAAAAGATCATCAATTATATGAAAGTGGCTGTTGATCCGAGGCATATGAGCTACCTGATTTTGGAATCGCTACAATTTCGAAAAGGAATATGCAATAAAAGGATTGTCGCGACATCGAAGTT
It encodes the following:
- the metF gene encoding methylenetetrahydrofolate reductase [NAD(P)H], yielding MKRIKDVFDHQEKTYSFELFPPKTDKGYENLLKTIAQLCELSPDYISCTYGAGGGNREKTFDVVQHIEEQHHVIGMAHLTCVLNTKDDIKTIVEDIKSRGIRNILALRGDPPQDQPDWQPTDDNYKYSSELAAFIRANFGDYFGIAVAGFPEGHILCPDRERDAEFLKLKIEAGADFVITQLFFDNKDYFEYIDRLRRIGVDVRVIPGILPITDYGALQRFCSLCGATVTDEVKKIFEPIQDDKETMVRAGVEFAIRQCKELLDGGAPGIHFYCLNKLHPTDEILKAVR
- a CDS encoding cupin domain-containing protein, which encodes MLQYRLVDNEIKDQIPSPPPLVGNHSKVIRHQGNLTWQDIPLEPYKETTETWKGVTRRELSGKRGESQRFHVRYFEIAPGGYSTLEKHEHEHVVVPLRGQGEVQFGCYIYKVGIGDVVYVAPNDPHQFRNPEDAKEAFGFLCIVNAERDIPMTVDGLGFCYICE